The Mangrovivirga cuniculi genomic sequence CTATTTTCTGGGTTACTGCTAAAGAATTCGAACTACAAGAAGTTGCTAAAGGGATGACAGACCAGGGCTATTACTATAGTGCTAATAATTTTTGTATGGCTGAACATGGAGGTACACATATCGATGCACCGATCCATTTTGCAAAGGGTAAAAATACAGTATCTGAGATCCCGCTAGAAAGCCTGATCGGAAATAGCATTAAAGTGGATGTATCAGAAAAAGCTTTATCTGACCCCGATTATTTAATTACGATCGATGATTTTAAAAATTGGGAAAATAAAAATGGTGAGATCCCTGAAGGAAGCATTATTCTTTTGCACACCGGATATTCTCAATTCTACCCTGATCCGGAAAAATACCTTGGCACCTCAGAAAGAGGATCTCAGGCTGTTAAAAAGCTACATTTTCCCGGCCTT encodes the following:
- a CDS encoding cyclase family protein, giving the protein MKTYLYLLLFLIFISCEEKSEPEKSIQIETSKSTSFIEGKKIIDLTHDFSEKTIFWVTAKEFELQEVAKGMTDQGYYYSANNFCMAEHGGTHIDAPIHFAKGKNTVSEIPLESLIGNSIKVDVSEKALSDPDYLITIDDFKNWENKNGEIPEGSIILLHTGYSQFYPDPEKYLGTSERGSQAVKKLHFPGLSTEAASWLVENRNIKAIGIDTPSIDYGQSELFKAHVILLEENIPVFENVSRTDELPANNFQIIALPMKIKGGSGGPLRIIALI